In the genome of Capricornis sumatraensis isolate serow.1 chromosome 4, serow.2, whole genome shotgun sequence, the window acctcccttctccttctccccactCATTAgcaccccgacacacacacacacacacacacacacacacacacacacacacacacacctctgccCTTTCCTGCTGTCTTCACCTACCTAAACCCTTGGCCCTCATCCGCTCCCTCTCTCCTGGCCCCTCTAACAGCCTCACCCAGCTAAATTTATCAGCCGCCTGCCAGAGAGGGCAGCTCTGGTAACCCCCAGCCCAGCCGTGTATGCAGGCGGAAGGGGATGGATGCAGAGGAACACGCCAACACATACGTGCTCCGAATTGCTGAACTATGGGAACAGTTCCTCCCCGGGATGAGATGGAGAGGGACCAGATGGATGTGGCCACACACCCTCAGCGCCGACACACCCCGTGAAACGGGGACCCGCCCAGAGAGGTCCATCACCCCCCTCAGGGACAGGTCCTTCTGAGACCCGAGATCGCTCCAGCAGGGAGCAATggtgaggggggtggggtggaggggaagaTACAGACCCCAGGATGGGAATGGGGACCAACCTGGGAGCAACAGAAGCACATGGGTAGAGACGGACCAGAGAGGAGGGACCAGAGAGAGGTTCTGGGGATGCCAgcgagaagagaaggggacaggtCTGAGAAAATGGATGGAAAGGGGGATGGTGCGAAGAACCACCTGTCGTGTTCCAGGGAGCCTTAAAGGGCGCCTGCCCGCCTGGACCCCCACATCGCGGGGCCTGAGACCCCCTCCCtctgtgcccccacccccacactcaCCTTTGTTACAGGAgctggaggggagcagggaggccaCCAAGAGGGGAAACAGCAGGGGGGTCATGGCGTGGTGTAGGCAGGGCAGGGCCCCGATTGCTCGCCCCCAGAGCCCGGAGCCCTGCTTGTTCCACCTTGGGCAAGGGATGTAGGGGCTCTCcgaagaggggaggggagagggcagagagCAGGGCAGAGACGGAAAGGAGCCTGCCGCCCACCCTAGTCCATAGGGCAGACCCGGGCAGACCCCAACCTGGGCGGCTGAGCAGGGGGAACCGGCAGTGGCTGCTGCTCCTTCTGGAGCCGGGCgtcctcactctctctctctcattcccaccccatccccgctACTGCAGGATGACGTCAGCACGGCCAGGCGCGGATTGATGGGGCCGCTGGCCAATCGGGTGGCTGGGGGGGCCAGGTGCTGCAGGGCGGGAGGGAGCCAATGGGACTGGGGAGCAGGGGCGGGAGGGTGTGTTAGGGCTTTTTCCCCTGACTGCAATTTGGGGGAGCAAGGGAACTgcgggggctggggaggaagcTGGAAAGCCGTAGAGAAGGTGGGGAAAAAGAGGGACAGGGAGAGGATCGCGCAGCTAGAAGCCCGGGGGTGGGAAGAGGAGACGTCAAACGGAGATGTGAGGGAGGCGAGGAGGCACAAGTATCCAcgtcaccccaccaccaccaccaccccaccaacAACTCTGCATTAACCTCTTTTCACAGCCCATTCCATCAGCAGGACCCTGCTGGGTGCCTCCCGGGAACCGCCAAGTAAAACCCACAACCTGAGCCCCAGAGATGCTAGCCTTTCAGGTCCCAGCCCCGAGTCTCTGAGAAAGCCAAGGGGTGGTCAGCAAGTCGGTGGACCGAGCTCTGGGACCCGAGGAAAAGCGAGATGTCTgtgccccacctcccccacccaccccacgcACCTGTCGGGACAGTTCACCACCAGGTGGAATTTTTTCCTGCTGTctaccctgcctgcctccctctccccaaaTTTCTCATCTTAAACCATGTTTACCCAAACCAGCCTAGTTGGTTCAGAAGCCAGAAAAGTTGGTAGGTCTGAGAGGCAGAGAAGAGTGCGGTGtagtgtggtggggaggggggagggtagGGCTAGAGCACACAACCTCCGCCTGCAAGGGAATACATCTGGGAAGCTTGGACTGTGCAAGGCCTGGGGATGAGGGTAGCTGATGGTGCCATCCACGACTCCAGAGGGAGAGGGGAAATCCCTGGGTCCCAAGCCAAAGAGTGTAGAATTCTCCAGAACAGCCAGCCAAACTCCTCCCTCACCTTCTGCTCCAGACTTTGAACTCAGCAACTCAGACAGCCCCCTCTGCAGTTTTTATGCTTCCCTCCTCACGGTCCTGCAGGACAGGGTCCTGAACTCCAGCGTCGTGGCCCCAGCTCAGCAGAGCTGTGTGACGAAGCTGTGGGGGCCAGCGCTGGAGGATTTTCTTCACTGGAACTCCTGGCCAGCTGGCtgtcttcacttttttccccaccccttcctcccctTCATACCTTTTGGGATCCCTGAGCCAGCCCCAGGATCTCAGGTGAGATATTGTTAGAACTCATCCTTGGGTGAGTCCGAAAGTTCCCTCCCCGCCATCCAGTAAGGTCGGCTCCCTCCCCGGGGAGTCTGCCCCCGGGGGCCTCGGATAGTTTCCAAGCCTTCCACACTTGGGCTGGAAGCCAGAACTGACCTTCGGAAAGGCTCAAGTGTTGCCTGACTGACAGCCCCCAGTCCTGGTCCAGGTTCCTTCCTCAGGAAAAGCCGAGGTCAGGCACAGCCTTGCCAAGtcccctgcccctctctgggGCTGCGGACACCAGCCTCATGCTCATcatgggggaaggagggagaaagtcTGACAGGAACTCTTATTGCAGCAGGGCCCCCAGCGCTATAAAAACCCTGGCAGCTAGGACCTTACACAGGCAGCCTCAGTGTGTgaagagcctggctgggagaCTCCCAGCCCCACCTGTCAGACGACACTCCCTTCATCCTCCCCCAGTGTCTCACATTCTCCTGAAATCTTGACTTCCACCTTCGCCAGCCTGGACCATGCCTCCCAACCTCACCGGCTACTACCGCTTTGTCTCCCAGAAGAACCTGGAGGACTACCTGCAAGCTCTGAGTAATGGCCTCACCCCTCTCAACCCTTTCACTcccctcttcccctctctcttcctgcctccaatccatTGAGGAAGGGGTGATGCTGGGGTCTGGACATCATAGACAGGCTGGGGGTAGGGGGTGCTGGCACCTGACTTGGGCTCCTTTTCTAGCCAGGGGCATTGCTAGGAGAGAGTAAATCCACAGTCCCAGACCCGGACAAGGGGATGATCCCAGTCCTGGGCTGCTGATGCGGGTGGGGAAGCCCCTGGCCCGCTAAAAGGACACTCGCTCAGACCCTTGCTCAGAGATGGTCCCCACAGATGTCAACATGGCTCTGCGGAAGATCGCCCTGCTGCTCAAGCCTGACAAGGAGATTGACCAGCAGGGCAACCACATGACAGTGAAGACCCTCAGCACCTTCCGGAACTACATTCTGAAATTCGAGGTGGGAGTGGAGTTTGAGGAGGACCTGAGGATCGTGGATGGACGCAAATGCCAGGTGTCTTTTCTCAGGCCTGTAGGAAGGGGCTGTGGATGAGCATGGGGGCTCTTAACAACTGGGGGTGAAATAAAATGACCTGTCGCAGCAAGAAGAAACGATGACCACAGCAGCCTGCCCTGGGATAACAGACCGCTAATGTCACCCACCCACGCCCGACTCTCTCCAGCGTCTCCTCTGCCCACTCTGAGCACCAGCCAAAAGGGCAACAGGAACAGGTGACCCTCAGGCCAATGAGCAAGCCTGTGCTCACCCTCTAGCCTGTGGCCCTGTGGACACCACAGTCCCTTCTCTCAACCTCTGTAACTCCGCTCCTGTGCAGTCCTTTCTGCTTCTTTCGTGTTCCTTTTGACCTCCTCTGCAGACCCTAGTTCCcctagtatcatttttttttaattagaggataattactttacaatattgtgatggtttttgccatacatcaacatgaatcgacATTAGGTaaacatatgtctcctccctcttgagcccctctcccacctccctcaccatcccacccctttagattgtcacagagcacttgCTTTGGGTTCCCTTCAacacatcaaactcccactggctgtctattttatttatggcaatatatatatttcaatgctagtctctcaaatcatcctaccatctccttcccccactgtgtccaaaatgtctgtgtctcctttgctgccttgcAAGCAGGATCATCAGTACTATCCTTCTAGGTTCTCTATATATGCATGAATATGCaatattgtctttctctttctgacttacttgactcTGTGTAAcaagttctaggttcattcacctcattagaactgactcaaatgtgttcctttttatagtggagtaatatcccactgtgtatatgtaccacaacttccttatccattcatctgttgatggccatctaggtttcttctgttttctagctattgcaaatagtgctgcaatccCCTAGCATCTTGTCTTGACTTTCTCCCTCTTGTCTATGTACTATCCATGGGCTAAAGCATATACACCCGTGTGTTCAATGAAATCTACAAACTGCTCTAGACACAAACTCTCCAGTCAGAGGTGCCACCTGAGCTCCAGGGTCAAGTTTCAACTGCCTGCAAAATGTTTCCATCTGCATGCCCCAAGGTCAAACCCAAAGTCATTATCTTCCTACACAGACCTCTTCCTGCCTTTATATTTACTGTCTCCATCAATGGCAACAACCAGCGGGAACAAAGCCTGGGAGTCACAGTTATTGCCTTATGTTCCCTTACCTCTGTGTTCccaacacatgcatgcatacacacacatgcatgtatgcacaTGTGCACCACATGTAACTAGTCAAGAAGCCTTTATAACTGCTCTGCGCTGTCCAATATGGCAGCTACTAACCGTATATAGATATTTGAAATGTAACTGGTCCAAATTTGACATGTGCTATCGGTATGAAATACACACTGGATTTTTAAGACAATACCAAACAAGAGTGTAAGACACCTCAGAAATTGTATATTGATTACATGctgaaatattataatattttaggttgaaatatatataatataatattacatatgataaattataatattttaggttgaataaaatataatactaaaattaatttcacctgtttctttttgcttttctaatgtggctactagaaatttttaaaattatatatgtggctAGCATTTAGGACTCACTACATTTCTATTGAGCATCAGTTGTTTACACGGCTTTCATCTGTTTCTTCCTAGCTTTTCTAACACCACCTTATTTCAGGCCCTCGTTTCTCATCTGGTGCCCCAAATTGGTTCCCATTCTTGACTCTCCTCTAATCCACTCTGCCTACCATAACCAcagtacttttaaaatgtaaaagtgaCCATGTCACTCCCTGACTTAAACCCTTTCAGACAACCTGGTATGTTCCAGGTAAGGTCCACACGTTCCACACAGCATCCAAGGGCCTCCCCACAAAAAAAACGCTAGGTTAGAGCCCCCTCACAACTATCTACTCTTCTTCCTtacctctgtttcttttcttgctaGAAAGTTCCCATCTCCAATCTAATTAACTCCCTTCCTTGAAGACTCAGCTCTTCCCTCTCTGCTCCCATCACCAACAGTCTTGTTGGTATCACAGATATAATACCTACTGACCTCTCCTCTAACCGATCAAGATCCTGAGCTCcttggaaattccctggcggtccagtggttaggactcagagctttcactgctgagggcctgggttccatccatcccttgttggggaactaagatcctacaaaccatgtggtatggccaaaaaagagaaaaaaaaaaaaaacgcataGGATTCTGAACTCCTGGTTTGGGTAGGGTCTATCctattggggtttcccaggtggcactagtgataaagaatccacctgccaaagcaggagacacaagagaccggggttcgatccctgggttgggaagatcccccagagtaggaaatggcaacccactccagtagtcatgCCTGaaaagtcccgtggacagaggagcctggcgggctacagcccatgggatcatggaaagtcagacacgactgagcaactaagcacacacatagacTATTGGGGTCCAAATAACGCTGCTTGGAATGCCTAGCTCTGGTCCACTCAGCTCTGATTTGGGGAGTTGACCCTTCATTCTCAAGGACATTGCAGCTGCCCTTGAGactgagaaagaggagaaaagagattCCCTGGTTGTCTCCCAACCAATCTCCCTTCTTTCCCAAAGTCTCCTCTGGGTCAGCCAGAAGTATCACAGGACAAATTCTCCATTCTTCATCACCCAACCTCCAATTTCATCTCCCCCAACCCCGGGATTATCCTGCTTCATCCCCGCTCTACCTAAATGGTCACTGTCACACAGTGTGGGGCCCCTTCCAGTGGCCTTTaggagtgggaggggaggggagttttgCTGAGTCACTCAGAGGAAGGGGCTGGAGCAAgacagcatctgctgtgatgcaGGGGGTGGGGCAGCCCAGCAGAGTAAGGCGATGCATTTGGGGTGCCCTGCAACACCCCCCAGTCTTCCTTTATTCCTGCTTTCTCCGTAGACCATAGTCACCTGGGAAGAGGAGCAGCTGGTTTGCGTGCAGAAAGGAGAGGTCCCTAACCGGGGCTGGCGACTCTGGCTGGAGGGACAGATGTTACATCAGGTGAGCGGGGTGCAGACTGGGAGAGGAGATGCATGAGGGTGTGTCTGGGAGGGGGGCCTCCAGCTAGGACCCATTCCCTTGCCCATATCAACTAAGTCTACTACTCCAGCCCGACCCCCACCAAAGAAGGCAAGGAAGGAACTTGGGAGCCCTGGGAAGAGTGGAGAGGGGAAGAAGTCAAGTGGCCATGGTGGGCCCTGGCTGCAGGTCAGATGCGTGTCCATAAATCATGACCGGAGACATGGAGACTTAGCCGCTTCAGCTCCCTAACCAGCTGCCTTCCTTCTTCTGGGGTGGAAAGTTGAGGGTTTGGAAAAAGGATACAGTTCCGCATATATCAAACACTCCAGCTGACGTATCCTGAAGGATTCAGTGGAGGTCAAGAAACTTGAGAAAGTGGAGTGAGAAGTAAGAATCTTCCCTGTCCTGATTATTCCTACTCTGCCCCCAGGAAGTGACAGCACGGGAAGCAGTGTGCCAGTGTGTCTTCATGAAGGTCAAATAGCCGGAGAAGAGCTGAGGGCCGCCCTCCCCTCCTGGACCACATGAGTCCCAGATTCCTCTTGCCTGTGTCCCCTTCAAGCCCCAGATGGTCCCAGGTCAGCAGTCCCTGTCCCAGGCCACTTACCCTGCCTCtgtgtcccccctcccccaccccatgttAATCTATAACTTGCAGCCCCCGGGCCAAAGTCCTTTCCTTCTCACATTCCACTGCCCAATAGTGACCTCATATCCAGCTCAAGGTCTGGCCTCTTGAATGAGAGAAACACACAAAGGGAAAGGGCCTTTGAGAATAACGGACTTCCACTCTCTTTCATTCATTTGGCCTCTTATTTTCCGTCTAAGAAAGCACTCAGCTTCATGCACTGGAGCATTAGTGGAAACTCCATCCTGGTGGAGCTTTTGAGAAAGTGActggactctcaagaatctaaGCAGGAGCTACTGGGGCTCTTGTCCAGTTCCTTGTCCTTCTTCTTGAGAAATTTCCTGGGCTCAATAGAACCAGGCCCAAGGCATGGCCCCAGCCACACAGAGTTCAACAGACATGTTGACTGACACCTAATGAGCCTTGCCAATCGTATGCTTGCATCTTACATGTTGGGGAAGAGGAATGGGTCAGGGTGAGACCTTTATCTGGTGCCAGGGGAGGCGGAAAGTTTCTAAATAGTGAGGTGGTCTCCATGTCTGCTTTGGGAAGGACAGGCAACAAGAGGGTCAAAAAGGACTGAAAAGGGAAACAGATGAAGGTGTCCACTTAAAaacagtcacaacctgaaagttcagagttatgttttatttggtgagaATTCTTAAGACTTCAGACTCAaaagacagcatctcaagtgaccctgagagaactgttGGGGTGTGGGCGTTGTCAGTCAGATTGTGAAGAAGTTTTGCAACAAGGGGCAGGtaatctgaacatcaaaagattattgttaattaaggaaaaccaaaTATCTCAAGCTAAGGAATTTagcgcttttctatgtatggagagccaatcagtccatcctaaaggagatcattcttgggtgtcctttggaaggactgatgctaaagctgaaactccaatactttggccacctcatgccaagagctgactcattggaaaagactctgatgctgggagggatggggggcaggaggagaaggggacaacagagaatgagatggctggatggcatcaccgactcagtggacgtgagtttgagtgaactctgggagatggtgatggacagggaggcctggcgtgctgtgattcatggggtcgcaaagaatcggacacgactgagcgactgaactgaactgaactgactgatgtatgggaagatgcaagagcctGGGCTTACTGAAAGCATTCCTTTCATACGCGCCTCAGCTATCTGGGGGCAGCATCCTGCAATTcgatttgatttgatttgattttcacATCCTTAGTTCCTCGACTGATGGAcggtagggagtggctgcagcctgaCAGCTGCTGGATTGCAGGCATTGTTCTTCCTGGGTGCCCTctgggctcagaaattcacatttggagggccGGACACGATGTTGGCCGTGATATCCTTGTTTAATGATAtggctgggcttcccaagtggcacggtagtaaagaatccacctgccaaagcaggagctgcaggagacccaggttcaatccctgggtcaggaagaccccctggagataAGAATGgcaaccacctcagtattcttcctggagaaaccccatggacagaggagcctggtgggctgcagtccatggggtggcaaagagtcggacacaactgagcaggcatgcactaCGACTCCATTTCTCGGAGGGTTCAAGGCCAAGGACCTGAAAGATGAAGGACATGAGGATGTGAAGGCAATAATAGGTGTGAAGGCAACAGGCCTCAAAGACCCTCTGCCTACAGTCCAGCAAGGCTGGGGACAGAAGGTAAGAAGGACAACTGAAGGCAGCATGGCTCCTCCCAAAGGGGCCCAGAATCGCTGCCCTGGAAAACAGCCCAGAAGGGTAGGGCCTGTCCAGAGGCCAGGCCAGCTGCAGCCTCTGGTCACCTCCCTACCTACAGAGGCCTTGGCTCTTTCAGAATAAAAGTCCCATGGGGCAAGAGCACAGAGAGAGGGCTCAGGTGGGGTGGGGACAGTgcctggctgggggaggggaggggattgCTGGAAAGTCCCTGGCCGGTGCTCACTGGATGCACACCCCTGCCTCCTCTTCCTGCAATGACTGGGCCCCGGAACATTTGAGATGGTCTCTGGGGCTCCGGCCACAAACTAGGATTGCAGCACTCAACCCCCGCACCAGCCTggaacaaatttggaaaagacaAGGACAAACTCAGAGCGGACCTGAGCCGTTACTTCCCTGCACAGCCTCTTTGCAGGGCCCCAgcagaggggggaggggagagccctCCGAGAACTGGGGACCCTACCTGTTCCTTCTGGGTGCAGGGAAGCCATGGGAAAAATGCTCTGGGTGTGTGTATTCACCAGGTCCTGGCCACTCGGAGCTCACAGCGCATGTCCAGGCCTCTATGCACAGGACTGCCCGCTGTGCTCTGCATGtcggtccctggctggggtctctcCAGAGGGCCTGACCCGGGAGCACGTTGGCCTCCCCTGTGACCACTGGAGCCCAGCAGAAGCAGCCTCATCCCCCAGGACTCCTATGATGCAAGCACCCACACCCTCCCCACCGCGGATCGGCAGCCTCCCCTGGACCCTTTCCCTCCAGGAGCCAGAATCCAACAAGAGGCCTCCAGACCCCAAAGgaacacagagtcgaacacaacagAGTCCGACTGAGTATGGACTGAGCTGCCTGCCTGGGTTCCCTCCAAGTAGAAGTGGACCCACCCAGATTAGGGCTGCTATTTCCCCTGTGGGCAGCAGGGGGCGCTGCTTGCTGCAGTGGGAGCCAGTTACCCACCAAATTCAATCCCTCCTCCAACACCCTGTTGGATAGACACTCCATCCCTACTCtggccagacacacacacacacacacacacacacacacagtccagtTCTCAGCCCACATGGGCTCACTATGCCAAGCCCCTACCCCTCATTCAAATCAGGCTGAACCACTCACTCAGATGGAGGAGTTAGTCACCAGGGGCGCTGATGGGTGAGTGATGAAAAGGCAAGGGTTGGGGTGCGGGCAAAACAGCTATGGACAAGTTGACCCACCCCAGCCTTTCCAGGATCACAAAGTTGTGGCTCCCAGGATCAGCTTTAATTTTGTTGACCAGAGTCAGCCCCTAGGGAGATGATCAGGAATCAAGGATGTTTATCTCCATGTGACATAGAGTGACTGCACCCTTCCAACCCAGCCCCATGCCAGGCCCCTGACCCCTCCGCATCCACCAGGCCTGAACACAAGCAACCTTCCAGGCCTGAACCCCAAATgattctctgtgctgtgcttagtcattcagttgtgtctgactctttgcaaccccatggactatagcctgccaggctcctctgtccgtgggaattctcccggcaagaatactggagtgggttgccttgccatcttccaagggatcttcctaacccagggatcgaacccaggaagtgggtagcctatcccttctccaggggatcttcctgacccaggaatcgaaccagggtctcctgcattgcaagtagattcttcaccagctgagttaCCCTAGGTCAGTCCAGATCCCTCCACTCAGAAGAAACTAACCAACTTGGACAAGAGGTCAGGAGTGGGCATGTGCCCTGAAGCAGACAATGCCATGTTGCCCAAGAAATCAGACTCTACCTTCTGGTTGGGGCTCCACAGGGGGCAGGAATGACAAAGTCTAAGCTGTGTATCCCTCAAGCTGCCCCCTCACCTTAGCCACCATCTCCATGCAGCTACCCCATGCGCCCAGACTTGCAGGTTGAAAGAGCAGCAGGAAAGTCCTCACCTGCAGAACACAAAGGCATCCCAACCAGGAGCTGATCCTGTAACTCAGCGGGACCCTACTTCTTCAGGGGACTCTTAGAGGCCACTGCAAACCCTGGAGTCCCAAAAGAGAGAGCAGAGTGCTAGCCCGATTCCTTCCCCTCAAATGTTATCCTCTGAAGGAAGGAGGCTCCAGCCATCCCTCCATTTGTGCTGGGCCTACCCAGTCCTTCCAGCCTGGCAGATAAGCCACGAATATGTGTATTCCATcacgggggcaggggcgggggtggggggatggctgTGAGGCTCTTCATTGTGGCAGGGGCTTTTCTGTATCTTCGGCATGTTTCCCTGAggcgtgtaggatcttagttccatgaccagggatcaaaaccacatctcctgcattggaagacagattctcaacagctggatcaccagggaactcccatctGTGCAGCCTGTCATCCACATTCTAGAGGATTGCTGGAAGCCAGCCCTTCTCTCTTCCATGTTCTGGGCAAGACAAACCTAAAAACACAGCTTTCCAAGGTGCTATCACTgcctcactgtgtgaccttgggcaaactatTTCACTGCTGAGCCTTGGTCTCTTCACAGGACCTGTCCACTCAGCCTCCATGCTGGGTAACATCTACCATCCTGCCTTCCACACCCACCTCTCCCCTtagcctcctctctcctcccagcgGTTTGCAAACAGACCTTGCCCACTGCTGTCTTTGACCCACCTGTGAGGAACCTGTTGTCATTCTTAATGTGTGAGGTCCCAGATGGAGAGAGAACCCCGACAAGGGGAGGGCAGCTAGGTCACAGAGCACTCCCCCACTCCTCTGCGGAGGGCTCCCCTGCCTCTGCTGccactcctttcctttctttgtgaGCAGCATAGATGTGACAAGGGGCACTGTTTCAAATAAGGGTTTGTTAAAGTCTTGGAGATAACAAAAGGAGCTAGAACAGAGAGTATGACGGAAGTGGATCATCTGAGGTCCAAGTGCA includes:
- the RBP5 gene encoding retinol-binding protein 5 isoform X2: MPPNLTGYYRFVSQKNLEDYLQALNVNMALRKIALLLKPDKEIDQQGNHMTVKTLSTFRNYILKFETIVTWEEEQLVCVQKGEVPNRGWRLWLEGQMLHQEVTAREAVCQCVFMKVK
- the RBP5 gene encoding retinol-binding protein 5 isoform X1, coding for MPPNLTGYYRFVSQKNLEDYLQALNVNMALRKIALLLKPDKEIDQQGNHMTVKTLSTFRNYILKFEVGVEFEEDLRIVDGRKCQTIVTWEEEQLVCVQKGEVPNRGWRLWLEGQMLHQEVTAREAVCQCVFMKVK